A single Actinomadura algeriensis DNA region contains:
- a CDS encoding acyl-CoA desaturase, whose protein sequence is MTAGVAEAGNRTPQPDISGTVPWPERIAIAVFVIGPIAGVLGAIPFLWGWGIGWTDVAIFAFLYPLNAIGVTVGYHRHFTHGGFKAKRWLRIVLAILGGQAMQGSVVRWVADHRRHHKYADQEGDPHSPWLHGPGVWGLTKGLYHAHMGWLFSKDRTSRSKYCPDLLKDKDIRFLSLDPVYALIVLSTFLVPFALGGLLTWSWHGAITAMFWAGVLRVFAGDHITFSINSICHVFGRTDFKTRDKARNVWWLAIPSFGESWHNLHHADPTCARHGVLKGQIDISARVIWIFERLGWAWDVRWPDHDRITARRVSP, encoded by the coding sequence ATGACAGCGGGTGTCGCCGAGGCCGGCAACCGAACCCCGCAGCCGGACATCTCCGGAACGGTCCCCTGGCCGGAGCGGATAGCGATCGCGGTGTTCGTGATCGGACCGATCGCCGGAGTGCTGGGGGCGATCCCGTTCCTGTGGGGCTGGGGGATCGGCTGGACGGACGTCGCGATCTTCGCGTTCCTGTACCCGCTGAACGCGATCGGCGTCACGGTCGGGTACCACCGCCACTTCACGCACGGCGGGTTCAAAGCCAAGCGGTGGCTGCGGATCGTGCTCGCCATCCTGGGCGGGCAGGCGATGCAGGGGTCGGTGGTCCGGTGGGTCGCCGACCATCGGCGCCACCACAAGTACGCCGATCAGGAGGGCGACCCCCACTCGCCGTGGCTGCACGGGCCGGGAGTGTGGGGTCTCACCAAGGGCCTTTACCACGCGCACATGGGTTGGTTGTTCAGCAAAGACCGCACGTCCCGCAGTAAGTACTGCCCGGACCTGCTGAAAGACAAGGACATCCGGTTCCTGTCCCTCGACCCCGTGTACGCGCTCATCGTGCTGTCGACGTTCCTGGTGCCGTTCGCGCTCGGCGGACTGCTCACCTGGTCGTGGCACGGCGCGATCACCGCGATGTTCTGGGCCGGGGTGCTGCGCGTGTTCGCGGGCGACCACATCACGTTCTCCATCAACTCCATCTGCCACGTGTTCGGCAGGACGGACTTCAAGACCCGCGACAAGGCCCGCAACGTGTGGTGGCTGGCGATCCCGTCGTTCGGCGAGTCGTGGCACAACCTGCACCACGCCGACCCGACGTGCGCCCGGCACGGCGTGCTGAAGGGCCAGATCGACATCAGCGCCCGGGTGATCTGGATCTTCGAGCGGCTCGGCTGGGCGTGGGACGTCCGCTGGCCCGACCACGACCGCATCACCGCCCGCCGCGTCTCCCCGTGA
- a CDS encoding lipase family protein, with protein sequence MRLRPLLTTAVLGAAALAVPGAVAAPAAAAPSTAGCTATDEEIYAAPPSAIQGDAGDLLACREAVLSNVPGDIPMKAWKVRYVSTDVKGNENVVTGTVAIPEAEWTKGGSRPTVAFNPGTLGSGPQCAFSKQLAGQYVDMYEGGNLALFLKEGHAIAATDGVGYLQGQVHTYMVGANAGHALLDIVRASRQIPGGSLRADGKVGISGYSEGGAASLWGAQLASSYAPELDVVGAAAGGVPGDLKVTAKALNGSLFAGFLADALVGLNAAYPEMPFTELMNENGEKAIGNVRSHCLFGTLAVFLGARVENFSTDGLSLEEIYALEGPDGTTWGEIVDRQRLGEDIGAAGSGARHEIGFPVFQYRGWLEEIIPHETEDATRQRYCAAGINTTWKYTYPTEHLSTDWGAAGDVTNFLDDRFEGKPAEGNC encoded by the coding sequence ATGCGACTACGGCCCCTGCTCACCACCGCGGTGCTCGGCGCCGCCGCGCTGGCGGTGCCCGGCGCGGTCGCGGCGCCCGCCGCGGCGGCGCCGAGCACCGCGGGGTGCACCGCGACCGACGAGGAGATCTACGCCGCGCCGCCGTCCGCGATCCAGGGGGACGCGGGCGATCTGCTGGCGTGCCGGGAGGCGGTGCTCTCCAACGTCCCCGGCGACATCCCGATGAAGGCGTGGAAGGTCCGGTACGTCTCGACGGACGTCAAGGGGAACGAGAACGTCGTGACCGGGACGGTCGCGATCCCCGAGGCGGAGTGGACGAAGGGCGGTTCGCGCCCGACGGTCGCGTTCAACCCCGGAACCCTCGGGTCCGGGCCGCAGTGCGCGTTCTCCAAGCAGCTCGCGGGCCAGTACGTCGACATGTACGAGGGCGGGAATCTCGCGCTGTTCCTGAAGGAGGGGCACGCGATCGCCGCGACGGACGGCGTCGGCTACCTCCAGGGGCAGGTCCACACGTACATGGTGGGCGCGAACGCGGGGCACGCGCTGCTCGACATCGTGCGGGCGTCGCGGCAGATCCCCGGCGGGAGCCTGCGGGCCGACGGGAAGGTCGGCATCTCGGGGTACTCCGAGGGCGGGGCCGCGTCGCTGTGGGGGGCGCAGCTCGCGTCGTCCTACGCCCCGGAGCTGGACGTCGTGGGCGCGGCGGCCGGCGGCGTCCCGGGAGACCTGAAGGTCACCGCGAAGGCGCTCAACGGGAGCCTGTTCGCCGGGTTCCTCGCCGACGCCCTGGTCGGGCTGAACGCGGCGTACCCGGAGATGCCCTTCACCGAGCTGATGAACGAGAACGGTGAGAAGGCCATCGGCAACGTCCGGTCGCACTGCCTGTTCGGGACGCTCGCCGTGTTCCTGGGCGCGCGCGTCGAGAACTTCTCCACCGACGGCCTGTCGCTCGAGGAGATCTACGCGCTGGAGGGCCCGGACGGGACGACCTGGGGCGAGATCGTCGACCGGCAGCGACTCGGCGAGGACATCGGCGCCGCGGGATCGGGCGCGCGGCACGAGATCGGCTTCCCGGTGTTCCAGTACCGCGGGTGGCTCGAGGAGATCATCCCGCACGAGACCGAGGACGCCACCCGGCAGCGGTACTGCGCGGCCGGCATCAACACGACCTGGAAGTACACCTACCCGACCGAGCACCTGTCGACCGACTGGGGCGCCGCCGGCGACGTGACGAACTTCCTGGACGACCGTTTCGAGGGCAAGCCCGCCGAGGGCAACTGCTGA
- a CDS encoding MFS transporter, with protein MSETLRHSETARPRLVGRHLALVFAATLTSLTGFFLLMSVVPMYARTGGAGEVGAGLATGTLMLTTVLAELALPRLIGRFGHRTVLAVGLVLLGLPPLALTVSDGMPMIIAVSLVRGLGFAVAVVVTGAMAAALVPPERRGEGLGLYGITTGAPSVLALPLGVWLAERVGYAPVFVAGAVLSLAALAFLPGLPGRAGTDAPDGPAFGIGAGLRSAVLVLPAVAFAATSMASGVLITFLPAVTGFAAAALFVQAGTTTFARWWAGRAGDRHGAGRLLPPAVALAAAGIALLVLAPNAVAVFAAMVLFGAGFGVAQNASLAMMYERVPLSGYGTVSAIWNIGFDGGMGVGGAAFGIAADRMGYSAAFAATAVLIVLVLPAARRRG; from the coding sequence ATGAGCGAAACCCTCCGACACTCTGAAACCGCGCGCCCCCGGCTGGTCGGCAGGCATCTGGCGCTGGTGTTCGCGGCCACGCTGACGTCCCTCACGGGGTTCTTCCTGCTGATGTCGGTCGTGCCGATGTACGCGCGGACGGGTGGGGCGGGCGAGGTCGGGGCCGGGCTCGCGACCGGGACGCTGATGCTGACGACCGTCCTGGCGGAGCTCGCGCTGCCGCGGCTGATCGGGCGCTTCGGGCACCGGACGGTGCTCGCGGTGGGGCTGGTGCTGCTCGGGCTGCCGCCGCTCGCGCTGACCGTGTCGGACGGCATGCCGATGATCATCGCGGTGAGCCTGGTGCGCGGGCTCGGGTTCGCGGTCGCGGTGGTGGTGACGGGCGCGATGGCGGCGGCGCTCGTCCCGCCCGAGCGGCGCGGCGAGGGCCTCGGGCTGTACGGGATCACGACGGGCGCGCCGTCGGTGCTGGCGCTGCCGCTCGGGGTGTGGCTCGCGGAGCGGGTGGGGTACGCGCCGGTGTTCGTCGCGGGCGCGGTGCTCTCGCTCGCCGCGCTGGCCTTCCTGCCCGGACTGCCGGGCCGGGCCGGGACGGACGCGCCGGACGGGCCCGCGTTCGGCATCGGGGCGGGGCTGCGCTCGGCGGTGCTGGTGCTGCCCGCGGTGGCGTTCGCCGCGACGTCGATGGCGTCCGGGGTGCTGATCACGTTCCTGCCCGCGGTGACCGGCTTCGCGGCGGCCGCGCTGTTCGTGCAGGCGGGCACGACGACGTTCGCCCGGTGGTGGGCCGGGCGCGCCGGGGACCGGCACGGGGCCGGACGGCTGCTGCCGCCCGCGGTCGCGCTCGCCGCGGCCGGCATCGCGCTGCTGGTGCTCGCGCCGAACGCGGTCGCGGTGTTCGCCGCGATGGTGTTGTTCGGTGCCGGGTTCGGCGTCGCGCAGAACGCGAGCCTGGCGATGATGTACGAGCGGGTGCCGCTGTCGGGCTACGGGACGGTGAGCGCCATCTGGAACATCGGCTTCGACGGGGGCATGGGGGTCGGCGGCGCCGCGTTCGGGATCGCCGCCGACCGGATGGGCTACTCGGCCGCGTTCGCCGCGACCGCCGTGCTGATCGTCCTGGTGCTCCCGGCGGCGCGGCGGCGCGGCTGA
- a CDS encoding helix-turn-helix domain-containing protein, with product MRAEPTSPPTGRARDRRTEARRLIETMEHAKVIGDGHFSALGMLITDASLTADEPALVEVQDGLQWLHRHYLDVDALDGAQREQRGRILGLIDVVHWALRRLPSGLQLALQPDGHAARFLVAVCRRRGMSNQQLAAELGTDETEISRVGRKLLSAGVVWRRKEWRRNSWEITPRGLEYLETSGLLPEETDEPRPEVPRVDRPVVRASDPDLHERRREPGPDHPGPSRERPRRG from the coding sequence ATGAGGGCAGAGCCGACCTCCCCGCCGACCGGACGCGCCCGCGACCGCCGTACCGAGGCCAGGCGTCTCATCGAGACGATGGAGCACGCCAAGGTCATCGGTGACGGGCACTTCAGCGCGCTCGGCATGCTGATCACCGACGCGTCGCTGACCGCCGACGAGCCCGCGCTCGTCGAGGTCCAGGACGGCCTGCAGTGGCTGCACCGCCACTACCTCGACGTCGACGCGCTGGACGGCGCGCAGCGCGAGCAGCGCGGCCGGATCCTCGGCCTGATCGACGTCGTGCACTGGGCGCTGCGCCGCCTCCCGTCCGGCCTGCAGCTCGCCCTGCAGCCCGACGGGCACGCGGCCCGCTTCCTGGTCGCCGTCTGCCGCCGCCGCGGCATGTCCAACCAGCAGCTCGCCGCCGAACTCGGCACCGACGAGACCGAGATCAGCCGCGTCGGCCGCAAGCTGCTGTCCGCCGGCGTCGTGTGGCGCCGCAAGGAGTGGCGCCGCAACTCGTGGGAGATCACCCCGCGCGGGCTCGAGTATCTCGAGACGTCCGGCCTCCTGCCCGAGGAGACCGACGAGCCCCGTCCCGAGGTCCCGCGCGTCGACCGTCCGGTCGTCCGGGCGTCCGACCCCGATCTGCACGAGCGCCGCCGCGAGCCCGGCCCCGACCACCCCGGGCCGTCCCGCGAACGTCCCCGCCGCGGCTGA
- a CDS encoding carbon-nitrogen hydrolase family protein has product MQDQLGAPAYPAAPADLFVRLYDAMSDDVFQDWTATGWYDDPEVRAAADAVAEIVIERGEFDPDETARIVREQDDRGRFTLLLGLDVALAHASPYSPYYDAPALVGTLVTYLTEGRFNGPETEGALLPRCAFPGRPSGRRTKAEFFGVHRITKAEWDRIDHRVLPAVHDPHFNRDEPVAVGCAPVLETFDDVELTFEERHGMTVYRLRPMDTAGIRSRIKTIIRRLDESGARLAVMPESSLSDSLLEHWKEVAFDTAGRDRERHPLRFLLVGTGPLGGEDPPPNRAVLIDRWTGRELLVQDKLSGFTLDAAQMRLWRLPDAPADGTADEYSRPGSKVTVLDSSLGRLAVLICEDLSRSIEWERELLACGISHLLVPIFSKPILQFRWEQQGAERQVTGLGTWVTVANSLAVGAAIPDDELSGPRYTCLVAGPASLSRTAYATEMQFGSAGTGGELGRLRTSALPRVLPGAAYDAWHDHWPDGKRGVTPR; this is encoded by the coding sequence ATGCAAGATCAGTTGGGGGCTCCCGCCTACCCGGCCGCACCAGCTGATCTCTTCGTCCGGCTCTACGACGCGATGTCCGACGACGTCTTCCAGGACTGGACGGCCACCGGCTGGTACGACGACCCGGAGGTGCGGGCCGCGGCGGACGCCGTCGCCGAGATCGTCATCGAGCGGGGCGAGTTCGACCCGGACGAGACGGCACGGATCGTGCGCGAGCAGGACGACCGCGGACGGTTCACGCTGCTCCTCGGGCTCGACGTCGCGCTCGCGCACGCGAGCCCGTACTCGCCGTACTACGACGCGCCCGCGCTGGTCGGGACGCTCGTCACCTACCTGACCGAGGGGAGGTTCAACGGGCCCGAGACGGAGGGCGCGCTGCTCCCCCGGTGCGCGTTCCCCGGACGGCCGAGCGGGCGGCGCACGAAGGCGGAGTTCTTCGGCGTGCACCGGATCACGAAGGCCGAATGGGACCGGATCGACCATCGCGTCCTCCCCGCGGTGCACGACCCCCACTTCAACCGGGACGAGCCGGTCGCCGTGGGGTGCGCCCCGGTGCTGGAGACGTTCGACGACGTCGAGCTCACCTTCGAGGAGCGGCACGGCATGACCGTCTACCGGCTGCGTCCCATGGACACGGCCGGGATCCGCAGCCGCATCAAGACGATCATCCGGCGGCTGGACGAGTCGGGCGCGCGGCTCGCGGTGATGCCGGAGTCGTCGCTGTCGGACTCGCTGCTGGAGCACTGGAAAGAGGTCGCGTTCGACACGGCCGGACGCGACCGGGAGCGGCACCCGCTGCGGTTCCTGCTGGTCGGGACGGGCCCGCTCGGCGGCGAGGACCCGCCGCCGAACCGCGCGGTGCTGATCGACCGGTGGACCGGCCGGGAACTGCTCGTCCAGGACAAGCTGTCCGGTTTCACCCTGGACGCCGCGCAGATGCGGCTGTGGCGGCTGCCGGACGCGCCCGCCGACGGGACCGCCGACGAGTACTCGCGCCCGGGCTCGAAGGTCACCGTGCTCGACTCGTCCCTCGGCCGGCTCGCGGTGCTGATCTGCGAGGACCTCAGCCGGTCGATCGAGTGGGAGCGCGAGCTGCTGGCCTGCGGCATCTCGCACCTGCTGGTCCCGATCTTCTCCAAGCCGATCCTGCAGTTCCGGTGGGAGCAGCAGGGCGCCGAGCGGCAGGTGACCGGGCTGGGCACCTGGGTGACGGTCGCCAACAGCCTCGCGGTCGGCGCCGCGATCCCCGACGACGAGCTGTCCGGCCCCCGCTACACCTGCCTGGTCGCGGGCCCGGCGAGCCTGTCCCGGACGGCGTACGCGACCGAGATGCAGTTCGGCTCGGCCGGGACGGGCGGCGAGCTGGGCCGGCTGCGCACGTCGGCGCTCCCCCGGGTGCTGCCGGGCGCCGCGTACGACGCCTGGCACGACCACTGGCCGGACGGCAAGCGGGGCGTCACTCCACGGTGA
- a CDS encoding IPT/TIG domain-containing protein has translation MAEPPQPGSSPGTRYARPRDIAAAAIVLLLLTAALLIVLVQAWPPAPGAAPDGGTRPPPPATTVHLFGWSPRVSRETSLFVVVLTAGALGAIVHALRSLYWYVGNRALRRSWLMMYLVLPLVGALLGLVVYLVVRGGLTSPTGAAGDVNPYGVTAIAALVGLFSQETAEKLRGVFAALLTPAPAGRDQALAPAITSVEPASAPPGASVTVHGTGLAAATVARFGAAEASVTDVTDTCVRATVPAGASGPLTVLTPAGPATIPFTVE, from the coding sequence GTGGCCGAACCTCCGCAGCCCGGATCGTCCCCCGGAACGCGGTACGCCCGGCCCCGCGACATCGCCGCCGCCGCGATCGTCCTGCTCCTGCTCACCGCCGCGCTCCTGATCGTCCTCGTGCAGGCGTGGCCGCCCGCCCCCGGCGCGGCCCCGGACGGCGGCACGCGGCCGCCGCCCCCCGCGACGACCGTCCACCTGTTCGGCTGGTCGCCCCGCGTGTCCCGGGAGACGAGCCTGTTCGTCGTCGTCCTGACCGCCGGGGCGCTCGGCGCGATCGTCCACGCGCTCCGTTCGCTGTACTGGTACGTCGGCAACCGCGCCCTGCGGCGGAGCTGGCTGATGATGTACCTGGTGCTGCCGCTCGTCGGGGCGCTGCTCGGCCTCGTCGTCTACCTCGTGGTGCGCGGCGGCCTCACCTCGCCGACCGGCGCCGCGGGCGACGTCAACCCCTACGGCGTCACCGCGATCGCCGCGCTCGTCGGGCTGTTCTCCCAGGAGACCGCCGAGAAGCTGCGCGGCGTCTTCGCCGCCCTGCTGACGCCCGCCCCGGCGGGCCGCGACCAGGCCCTCGCCCCGGCGATCACGTCGGTCGAGCCCGCGTCCGCGCCGCCCGGCGCGTCCGTCACCGTCCACGGGACGGGCCTGGCCGCGGCCACCGTCGCCCGGTTCGGCGCCGCCGAGGCTTCGGTCACCGACGTCACCGACACGTGCGTGCGCGCGACCGTCCCGGCCGGGGCGTCCGGGCCGCTGACGGTCCTGACCCCGGCCGGGCCCGCCACGATCCCGTTCACCGTGGAGTGA